Within Carettochelys insculpta isolate YL-2023 chromosome 21, ASM3395843v1, whole genome shotgun sequence, the genomic segment GCTGTcactggccaggccaggccaggccagcttgTGGAAGCACCTCCGCGTGCTCGGGCTGTTGTAAACCCCGACGCTCCCAGGGATGTGGCCTCTTCTCCTACGCAGGCTCCAGGGCCTCTGGGCCTGAGCGACTCCTTTGTCAGTGGAGTTATCCGTCGTTCCCTGGGCCCGGCAGGCTCGGGCAGGGCTTCAAAGCCACTGCCTGGGCAAAGCCTGGCAAGGGGCCTGGTGCCCCGAGCTAAGCCCCCACCCATGGccagggtccctgccctgctgctcggGTGCGGGCCGGCTTGTGGCACCGGCCACGCTGCCCCCATTGCTCGGGGAAcagtctcccccctccccccgccccttcccggTGACTAACCTCTCCGTGCGGTGCCCCGGCCCCCCTCCCGCGCCTCCCCCGCACATACGGCTCCTCCGCGCGGCGAAACCATGGCAACTCTCAGCTCTGCGGGGAGGCCGGCACCATGAGTCCTTAACTCTGTGCAAGCAGGGGacttgcaggggctgtgggggggtacTCGCTGGCCTCGGGCGCTCAGGGGGCAGAGCCACATGCTCGGACCCCGCTGCCccccctgctgtgctgctaggctctgcctgaggccctggcaTCACAGCTCGGCTGGATACTGCCAGGAAGAGCAGGTGCAGGGGCCTGGGCAGGTTAAAAGAGCCAAGGGGCCAGGCTGCCCTTTCCAACGTGCAGCCCCATTGccaagctgcccccccacccacagactgaACCCCGCAGGGCCATCCCTGGGGGCGCAGAGCCCAGGGCATCCCCTCCGAGCCCCGCAACCCTGGGGCCCAgtgcccatcccctgccccccatggagAGCTCGCCCCTGAGGGGCTGGGTCAGGCATCAAAAGCTCTAGGGACAGGCCTGGTCAGaggcccccagcccccgctgctgctgcaatcacaaacacccctccccccgctcctGGAGGCCTTGggccctgtccctgcagcccgtgggggcggggcagggggcagggcccccACATGCTGCCCCCGCCCTAAGCACTGCCCCCGCAGCTGCCATTAGCGGGGAACTGCAGTCGGTGGGAGCTGCAGCCGTGGCGCATGGAAACGCCCGGCCTCCCTGCctaagagctgctgccagaggatgtATCAGTTGCTTTCAGGAGGTACCTGAGGGACGGGCTGATCCTTTCCCACACCCTGACCTCGGGCCCAGCCTGGTGAAAAGGGGGGAAAAGGCAGGTTGAGGTGTCTGGGTTTGTGTGATTAGGCAGCTGGCAACCCTACTGGGCAGATGTAATTGCCCACAGGGGGACTCGAACCTGGGCCCTCTGCAGCTGAGTGCAGGCGGTGCTCTGTTTTGAGCTAAAGGCTGGTTGGTGCTCAGCACGGGCTGACCAGAGCCACCTTCGTTCTGTGTAAGTGCTCTGGGTGCCCCTGCCTGGGCCGAGGACCCGCACCCTGGGCTGTATGTATCACACTGGCGTGGGGCAGCCCCAGTCATGCCAGAAGAGAATGCTGGGCACCAACCAGAACTATCCAAATGTCAGGTGGCCAGGTCTGCCTGggtgcagcctgtgtgtgtgtgggagccctctgactgctctgccctggggctgggatggcGGGGAGCCGGGCCGGGCGGTTCTGTCAGTGACATTCTCCTCAGGCAGAGGCTCTTCCATGCGGTCCAGGACCAGCCACCagaaagctgttccagaagaaggctgctgtgtagacgtagaaCATGGGCTGCAAGCACCTATCTTTTCTTCGTCTCTAGGGGCTCTAagccaaaataggctctgttgtgcgTGGACACACTGTGTCGGAATATgtgttgcttattttggggcttccctgtagtgtagctgcgttatttcagaatagccttattctggaataagaacTCTGGcataagctattctggagtaactgtagtgtagacgtacccactGTGACCCAGTAGTGGCTGTGTTACCCTCCGCTGGCTCTGGCCTGGAGAGGGAGAGATGCTCTCAGCACTTACCCAGGACTCTGGAGCAGACGCTCTGAGCGTGGCACGTCATTTTGAGCTGCTTAGTTCTCACTCTGCTGTTTGGTGCGAAGTactgcaggggctgtgtgcatctCCCTAGAGAGATGGGGTGGGACCCACACAGAGGAGGGCCCCAGGGCTAGTGCTGGGCTCAGGAAGACACCACATGCGAGACCCAGCTCCTGAGCTCAGGAGGCTGAGCAGAAACCTCCTGGATTCGTGTGATGTGTTTTATTTTGCAGCCCCAGAATGGAGCCGTGCCTGGTGCTGACACAGCAGCTTCTGCAAACTTGGCCCATCCAAAGACACACCACTGCCGCCAGACCAGGTAGGAACACAGCAGCTGTCCCTCCTCGCTTCCTGGTTTGCTTTAGCCCTCTGGTCCCAGGCCTCCTGTCCCCCGACACAGGAAGAATGAGGGGGGAAGGACTGAACATAGGAGCCAAACCTTTCCCATGGCGTCAGCTGAGATATGTTCTCTGGATTCTCACGTAAActggcttcctgcccctgccctcccactggTCTCTTACAGCCCACAGCCATctgcccacagctctgccatCTGCAGTGAGCTCAAAGCTGCGCTCTTCCGCATCCGAAACACAAGCCTCTGACCCAGGAGCTCAGTGAGAACAAGCGGCGCAGAGCAGGGTGTGGGTACTCATTGCTGGGGCCAGTCACTAGGGCCAGGCAGATCAGCATGTGCAGCATTTGGCCGTGCTCTCCAGAGCCCCTTGCTGCATTGAGACCCCTGCTAATTTCCCAGAAGCCTCACTGCATCCTCAGGTACAAGATTTTATAAAGACACTGGTGTCCATGCTTGGTGTGCAAAGTGCCTCTGTTACCCTGGTACCGGGGGGCGCACAGGCTGCATCTGCAGGTGCAGAAATGCTGCCATTCCTGCAAACTGCACAAATGCAGGCATGCTCTGCATGTGCCAGCCAGGTACGCTGCACTGCCGTGCCTCTGGTTTGCACACGTGGTCATGTACGCATTCCCCATTCAAGCACCTGAGTCTGCCCCAGGGATGTGTGGAGAAAGGTCCCTAGGGCAGGGGAGAACTCTGGCCTGGAGGGCGTCTGTGCCTGGCGGTGTCCTGGCTAGAAACCTCAGTGCAGAAATGAGCCCCTGTGAGCgtctggcaagttctctcctGCCCTGACAGCAGGCTACATGAAAAGCAGCAGTGAAGTCGGTACCAACTGACATTTCATAACTTGTTTTTGCTGGTCTCCATGTGGTACACTGAAACATAAGTACAGTTATGTTCCAGCGGGGTTTTTATAATTGTATGGTTAAAATGAGACCGCAGTTTTtcagcagtacaggttgaacctctctaatccggaactccctaatccagcaacatccgtaattcagcaggattttagttagccggacaaccacttatcctgggtgtggccaagtttcccacggtcccacaaagtctgtttccagccaccagtcctggctctcagtgttctgggctgttgtttagctgtaatttacccctaaatgtcttctcagagcccagggagcagtggaagtgttggtaatgctgctaaacaatatgacctcctgtggtctggctaACTTTCTCGTccagcgctggtcaggtcccgagggtgctggactagagagggtcaacctgtagtgtGGCCGTGAGCCcttcttatgcctgattttgtaaGCCAGTCAGTTTTGAGTGAGGTGTAGTTCAGGGTACGCCAGACCAGTCAGACTCGTGGGAAGGACAGTAGCATGGCAAGGTTGAGAGCCTCTGGTCTGGGGCTTCCCTCACCCGTGCTGTGTCCAACTGAcctgctgagctctgctggggccaTCTTGTCAGCCCTGGGGGAGCAACAGGACAGGGCTGCAAGGACCACATAGATGATTCTTGATGGAGGGTGCTGAACACAGCAGTCCTGGGGCTTTCCAGGTGAACACAACCCAGGCTGGCTAGACTCCTCTACGCCCAGACCgggcaggagggagctctggcTGCAGTGCCCGCCTTGTGCCCAAGGCAGCACAGCACTGCTTGGACAAGCTTCACCCTTGTGGGGCTCTGACCTgtggccccagagcccagctgccaaCCCTGCCTCATTGAAGGCGCCTGGGTTTGCATGAGCATCTGCCAAGCAGGTAATTAGCCAGGCTGTGCTCCCGCTCCCATGGGGGTCTTATCCCCCACTGGCAGGAGCTAGTTTGCACGTGCCGGGGTGGGTCCATGTAGAGCTGCTCAGGGTACCGGTTGCAGTGACGTGCTGGGCTGAACAGCTGAGCTGCTCGGCTAAGTGTCCTCACCCTTGTCTGTCTGTGATATACCGCCAGTGGCCTAAGTCACATGGTGCTGCCTCTGCTTCCTGATTGGGTGACCAAGCCTTGCCAAAGGGAGAATAAGGAATTGCCGTGCTTGTACCCCGTGGGCTTGGGCCAAGCTTGGTGCTCCGGCCTCCAAGCCGCGGGCCCAGTCAGTCAGGGCAAGGCTGGTGTGACTGAGACTTGGCTGggtataaatcaggagtaattccgCCGTGCTCCAGGCCGCTCCACCACACTGGTCTCAAAGCCCGGCAGCGTAACCAGGGCACAGCCTCTCCCTCTCCATGATTCTCTTTGCTCAGGGCCTTGGGCAGTGGGCGACCCTGTGGtcagggagcccagccccgcTCCTTCTGTGCCACCAGAGCCCAGCCGCCCACCgtagccactgccagcccctgcccagcagagTAGCTGCCTGCCGATGCTTCTGCCCCAGCATAGCCCCCCCAGGCCTGGgacagcagagctgcagcctgcctggagctccagtgGGAGATGCAGCAGCCGTCCGTCCCAGCCCTGAAGCTAGGGAGAGCCGGCCAGTGcggcccagggaggcagggacTCCATCACCCACACCTGCCCCGCAGGCAAGCCAccaaccccagccctgcatggccaGAGTGGTCCCAGCGCCAGGAGggcaggtgcagcacagccccagcttgcctgctGCAGTCTCTGGCACTGCTcagggctgttccccactctgacactgtgaggacaggaggtggggccagcaaGAGACCTTGCTTCTAGTGACTCCTCCTAAAAACACTCCctgaggtcacagattccctggctcggggggggacAGCTACCAGGGGAGAACCTGCCTTTAAAACCCaggcagacacacttgggatgtctccctgtggggtaccccCAAGCTCGAAGCCCTCCCTTAGGAGAgggcttggaaacaaagagaaaTTAAGCTGCCATCTGATGGCTGACCTCTGAGTCTCAGGCAGGCACAGACACAGACACTTCTGTGGGACACGGGAATCAAATCCTGGCCtttaaaaaggtaatttattaACGAAACAAAAGATAGAATATACCAGGGTCATACAGCACACTTGGTTGCTAGATGTTACAGAAACAACTGAAAACATCCATTGCAGAGCCCAGAGAATTATTTCTCTGTGATTCAGTTCAGAAGttacctttccgaggtggagggATGAAATTTGACCTCCTAACCTCTAGGGACAGTCCGAGagttggtgatactttttaaagtccctgtgactcctacttacaacagcttcgttaatgaATCAATGGAGATGCAGAGCATTACCATTCAGGTGAGGGCTGGCAGCCTCACTGGTTGTTGTTGAACCACAGGCAGGATGGGAGAGCAGGGCCACACTTGGTACCCATGTCAGGGGTCGCTGGCCTCTGAGTTACAGGGGAAGAATACATCAACCGGCCTGAGGTTGATCAGTAACAGTGCTCTGTAGAGATAgtgtttccaggggctctaatccgaaatCATCTccattgtgtgtggacgcactagTCTGCTTATCTTAGGCCATCCCTGTAGCGTGGATGcgttattctggaacagcttgttTTGGAATGAGAACTCCAgaataaactcttctggaataactctgtagtgtagacatacccctaggcTGGGGCTCCACTGGAGCTGTAGCTCGTTTCGAGTTAACTTATTTCACACTTGGTGCTGTCCACACAGCTCCggagttcaaaataaggggctatttttaAGTTTCCGCCACCCTGTGTATGACCAGGGGTTCTGGAACCAGAGTACCATGCTCAAAAGGGCGCTGCTGTTGCAAGCACAGGGTTTAGCCGTGGAGTAGCTGTTTCGGGATACACTGATATCCCAAGATAGCATCTGTGGTgcgtgtagccatagcctgtgaGCATGGAAATTCAGATGTTGACCCTCTCTCTAAATCTTAGGCCGTGCGTGGCCCTGGCCTCTAGCATGGTCAGATGCAAGCACTTCATGCCCTGGGTCACGAGCAGACTGGGTGCTCCCAGAGGAACAACCACCCCCCAAACATTGTTGCAAATAAGCCTCAGCTCACTAGTTCTGAACCAGGATGTGGCCATTGGGAATGCCCCATCTGCCCCTcggctccagccagccagctccagtcCTTACCCCACATGTGCTCACCAGCTCCAAGCATTGCAGGATCATGAATGACATGAGCGGCTAAGAATCAGGGGCTTTCAAAACTAAGCTGGGCTGGGCTCATGTCCAGGGTCACAAGTTCCAGCTGTATTCCTGAACCCAAAGGGCCAGAAACTGCCCTCTTAAACTGAGACCCAGTCTTGAGCAGGCCTCTCCAGGACGCCCGGAGACTCAAGACCCCTTCTCTTGtgttgcagggctggctggctcccccTGAGATGATCTGAGCAGAGCTGGAGAAGGCCGTTCGTTTAAGATGACACGAACCGACCCGCCTGATATACTGGTGTCTACGGTATATCAAGACCTAGAGGTGAAGTGCCCAGCGTCCAGGGAATCCATCGTCTGCCAGCCACTGATGCCACAATGTGACGCCTTCATGTCTGCGTCTCTGCCGCGCAACCTGCGGCCCTTCAACAAGCGTCACTGCAGGAGCTTTGACTTCCTTGAGTCGCTGGACGACCAGCCGGCCCCGGCTCCCGCTATGGAGCGGCCCTGCCGGCCCCCGGGCCCCTCCCAGCCTTCCTCAGGGGCTGGAAGCAGGAAGGCTCCTCCCAGGTCGGACGTTCAGAACCCCAGGCCTCACCCTCACGGCAGGGAAGGCCCCAAGGAGCCGCTGGCTCGGGCGGAGCCAAAGAGGCGAACGAGGTCCAAGAGCGCCCCCCGGGCGAAATCCACCTTCACCCCTGTTCCCATCCCGATGTTGTCCTCATCgcccaccccaccagccaggcGGGGCCGGGAGGCCGTGCGCCTGGCCAGGGAGCCCTCGAGGCCGGAAGCGTCCCCACGCCGGGAGAGCGGGTACACGCCCATGAAGGCTCTGGTGAACGAGGTGCACCCCATCAAGCTGCagccccagcgcagcagcaccagCCGCATCTCCCCGCTGTGCGTGAGCAGCAACTGTCCCGAGGAGGCCCCGGGCGGGAGGCCGGCCGGGGGCCTGCACGTCAAGTGCCGGGTGGACATGAAACCGGACGAGGCGGTGCTgatgcaggcacgcagcctgaaGGCCCAGAGCAGGATGGAGGGGCCGTGCTGGACAAGAGCACCGGGCGCTGTCCGGAGCCTGACCATCCCCAGCAGCAGACAGGTGTCCATCTCCCGCACGCCCACGCCCAGCGACTCCTACAGTGGGGAGCACAGGCTACATCCCTACCCCAGCGAGTACTGCGACGGtgagccccggggctgggcgtatCAGGCCAGGCCCTCCCCCCGGGACTATCCCGAGCGGGGCTGCATGACCTTCTCTGCCCCCAGTGTGCCCACCAAGTTCTTCTACACAGaggagccagccagctgcctgggccCCAGCATCCCGCTGACAAGCTCGGGCTACGAGGGCTGCCCTCGCCCATACCCAGGGTGCCACCTCCCTCCACAGCCCTTCTACACAGAGGAGCCAGCCAAAGGTATTATCCACACCATGCCACCCCGGGCGCTCTACGTGGAAGAAGCCCGGTCCTACCCCATCCAGGAAGCCCCTGGCCACCCCTTCTACGGAGAAGACCCTCGAGCCTACGCCACCAGAGGCATCCACTCCAAACCCCTCTATTCGGAGGAGCCCAGGCCGTACCCCGCTCTGAACGCCTCCCCCAGGTTGTTCTACGCCGACGATTACGGCAAATCCCACGAGAGGGAAGCTGTTTGGCGGACGTACCCTCACGCCCGTAGCACCCAGCCTCTGCAGTTCAGCGACTGGTACTGCCCAGACCGCAGTGCGCTGCCCTACCAGACCTTGCAGACGTCCCGCTTCGCGCCTCACCCCGCCGGGCAGGAGGCCTTGCTGTCTTCCTGGCACGCCAGCTCCagcaaccccccgccccgcctcggcACAGACACGCGGCACTACTCCAAATCCTGGGACAACATCCTGACATCCAGCGTCCGCAGGGAGGACCCCATGTTCCGTGGGCGCAGCCATGAGAACCTGCTCACGCGGGAGCAGCACCGTGCCTTATCCCCAGACAGCCGGCGGCAGCCCGTGG encodes:
- the AJM1 gene encoding apical junction component 1 homolog produces the protein MTRTDPPDILVSTVYQDLEVKCPASRESIVCQPLMPQCDAFMSASLPRNLRPFNKRHCRSFDFLESLDDQPAPAPAMERPCRPPGPSQPSSGAGSRKAPPRSDVQNPRPHPHGREGPKEPLARAEPKRRTRSKSAPRAKSTFTPVPIPMLSSSPTPPARRGREAVRLAREPSRPEASPRRESGYTPMKALVNEVHPIKLQPQRSSTSRISPLCVSSNCPEEAPGGRPAGGLHVKCRVDMKPDEAVLMQARSLKAQSRMEGPCWTRAPGAVRSLTIPSSRQVSISRTPTPSDSYSGEHRLHPYPSEYCDGEPRGWAYQARPSPRDYPERGCMTFSAPSVPTKFFYTEEPASCLGPSIPLTSSGYEGCPRPYPGCHLPPQPFYTEEPAKGIIHTMPPRALYVEEARSYPIQEAPGHPFYGEDPRAYATRGIHSKPLYSEEPRPYPALNASPRLFYADDYGKSHEREAVWRTYPHARSTQPLQFSDWYCPDRSALPYQTLQTSRFAPHPAGQEALLSSWHASSSNPPPRLGTDTRHYSKSWDNILTSSVRREDPMFRGRSHENLLTREQHRALSPDSRRQPVVINLSSSPKRYAALSLSESSILEKVHADSGRGPLGRSWFVTPEITITDNDIKANGLSQGERRSASWDALDSGREGHRPRAMPYRPAPPVQESTQSGSTHQHSLDQLDELITDLVIDSKPPPSHRPSNGHNLADQLKRLIENGAAMPSRKLEAKRPLPFLVGEPKPTKEQPGPSSFHRDLRREQGGRSLAMSLSSSSFERQLDDCSPELSADEDDLMMCSNAKCRRTETMFNACLYFKSCHSCYTYYCSRTCRREDWDTHKESCVYGRIGSICRHVLQFCRENAEVHKAFSRIAKVGYLSRGRGVLFLGFPSSGSAENFLQFGLESLLMSPTYLSLRELEGYAESLGDYARELAGAGSQYDPEECFLLNVTVAVGHKVPLRPSPKAQVPTVRKYAKVALASSSPEKQVLKKERDMETLILTPPPGTADLDQEGEEGRKAREVCFINIQRELRTRGVFLRHEFPKIYAQLCDFVESNKRFTPTTIYPIDKRTGKQFLCMIMAASEPRTLDWVASPNLLDDIM